The DNA segment CCGACCGCGGGCTCGCACCTCCTCCTCTACAACGTCGTTCTTTCCTAAGACAGAAACCGAGTGGAACGGCATTCCCTGCAGCGCAGCCATCAACAGTCATTCGGCATTCTGCGATAGTGTCGCCGAACGTCATATATAAAGAGTAATATTTTACTTTGTCACCTCACCCTTTGTGTTGTAACCCCGCTGGGGTCCTCAGGGTAACAAGAATAAACTAATTATAATGTTTCGTTGAGCGGTGGTagattttaatgcgatagcgttattgagctcgtgtggcagaaaagccggtgtcgacgTTGTTGGCGTCTTAACACGAGTATCTCCAAATAAAAAATATCCCGTATATACGGGAAATCGAACGCAGATCTTTGAGATTGCGAGGGGACCACGCGCAGAACACTTTTTTCTTCATTGCCGACACGCGCAGAACACGCTACGAAGATTCTTTATTTTGAACTCAATATAAAGTGGACCTAGTCGATGCGTAATGTGAcaccgaaagttgggcgagttggctgaagTTCATATTTGAAAAAGTTAAAACATATTTGAAAGCTGTTTTCAAATGATAATGCATTATGGTCTTTAACTGCTTGAAGtgtctttgtgtactgatgcTTAGATGAGTATTTATGAGTATGTGAATTTTGAACCGGGAGCCGACAACAATCGCTGTAACATTCGCGATAACGATATGTGGGGCGAGGGCACGTAACATGCGCGCTTGTAGGCGTGGCTAAGGGCGCTGCCCGGCCGCGCGGCTTCGGATTTACCTGTGCGCGGGGCCAAATTCCTTGCGCTGCATCGGCGACGAGAATCGCAATTTTGAAAGCCTGAAAACTGAAATCAGGAGCCTAACGCTGAGTTTCAAAAAGTTAACTGTTAAATGTTAGTTAATGAACCAGCTAATTAGCATGTCTTAGGTGTATTTTCATGTAGCACAAAACGATTAACAATGCCATAACGAAGAAAGCGCTCTTTCAACTTAGAAAACACATTAATAAAAATGACTAATGTTCTAACGTGAAACTCCCTGTACACCGAGTTTCTCAATGAATGCTTCCAAAATTTCTTAACGAGAAAATGGAGtccgaaatgaaaagaaaatcttTTCGGGTACAAACTGCCAGAAGCGGAGGACATCAGTCACAATAAAGGTCAGCCTAAATAGATTGCTGATTGACTAACACTCAGTACCTAACTATTTAATTAGCTCACTCTTGTGGTTACTGCGAACAGGTAGTTCGAAAGCATGGAGAATACGgcaccatatcagtttttaaagaaCAAGTAATTAACGATAGCTCTGGCGCCTGAGGAAATGCGGCAGGTTTTGTCTGTCCTAATCCGAAAGTGAGCGCATGAGGTACGGAGGGAGTGGGATCAAATTCAACATCCGCTGACAATTTCTTGCAACGAATACGGCATCAAATTAGAACTGCCTGCACTATTGTGCCATGGAATGCACTCTTGTTTACTTCGCGGCTCTCAAAGATAAAGACCAAATAGTTATCGATGACTATCTTTTCCTTTGTTTCAAGCGTCGAAGCAAAATAGTGTGCATGCCGTGAAACAACAGCGCAGCCAGTTCGAATTAGTCCGCATTGCCTTTGCACCGAGCTTACTGGAAGCCTGCTCCGCGCAGTTTCGGCTTTGTCTGACTTCTATTGGCATTATTTACACTACTGATTAATTTAATGCACGTTTATTATTTGTCTAACTAATTGGCATGATTTTCATTGCACTTAACGGTCACCGCGGCTCCTGAAACGATTTTCTTTCTACTTCTAGGTCCCTGTTAGGAATTTCCTAACTGTTAGCTGACATTCCTTGATTTCTGGGTGAGTCACTCGCAGGCGCGAAGACCGAAATCACTGCAAGCAGATGATGACGGCATGCGAAAGCAGACGTACCAAGCGTGGACCAGAAAACAGTGTAGCGCTGCGCGGAAAACCAAAGGCCTGGTAATAGAGTGAAGAAAGTCTAGTGAGAAAAGAAAGAGCGCTAGAAAGCTGACCGGCAAGAAATGCGATCGTGCCTCGACAAAAAGTCAACGAAATTTCTTTTCCAGGCAAGAATATCTGTTATCCAGAGCTCTCTGGCAACACGCCACTCATGCACAGGAAGTCAGGCCAGTATGAGTGGAGTGCCAATGTCTTCGGAGGCAGACGCACAAGGCACGTTTTAAATGCGATGGCGCTGCAAGAGTTCAGTCACTAGGCTGTGTGCGTGGGTATACAGCACTACAACCTTTTTCAaacctggatgcccgctcgccttcgctttcagggtggggacaccttTAGtaccaccccgcgccgccgtttctcCCTGGCGGCTGCATGCTGGGTCCCACGCTCCGGTCGCGTACTGCGCGCTATGGGTATGGTGTTGTTTCAGTGCGGCTGCATGCAACTAGAAATAGGCAGTACACAGTTGCTTCGCTCATGGCAGTAGTGGTCTGGCAGATTTGAGTGTGTTTTATGCATGATTTAGTCGCTCCGACTGCGCGGCATTTGAAAAGTTATGCCGGACAGCTGTGTTCCCCAGTCACTGGCTGCGCTGAAAAAGGACAGCGGTTATTTGGTCTTCCATCGGAGTCGTAATTTTGAGCATGAGGGTTGCCGAATTCCAAAGAattaagcggtaaccgcatgaggcgatattctttcgcgatacgtcgcgcgatgacgccgctgtcgcccatcgctgccgctggcgcaaaccgcacgaagcgacggtactcggcgtcggagcggcgcgttttcagtgcTGCTCGATTGCGGCACCTTCAGCGTTCAGCAAAATTGCGTAaattaacgcgtagaacaacgctctCAAAGattcatacaagataaaacacaataaaaacattgaaaacttatatttaggtaataattttatttttagtcgtcTACacgaagtcacgtgacgcagaaaagcgcgcccaacggacgctgcgatgaggcgccaggcgacattccaGCACTCTTGTgacttatagtgcgtgtaggacatatcccacagcaccctttacttttgaacttcattaatgagcctttcattaaattcttgcatagctgccatggtgagggatgcgtcgcCTGTTGCTCCGCTGAaagcccgctgaaaaaaaaaatcgactttcgcgcgcaaaTCAGATCGGCAGTTACGCACCCGgaaggcctaccgtcattggctagtctcgcacggcacttccgaacgatgggcgaaattttctgcaaacccagaacctgggTGACGCGATGAGCGACtgtgcttcggcggccctcagcccatcgcgcgatgccatcgcgcggcgtgtcgccgcgaattgtcgcctcatgcggttagcgCTTTATGCTGCATTCGTTGTTCAAACGTAAAGACGGTTTTGTTTACAGCGTCCTATGTTTCTCGGGTACGCAAGCATCGTGGAGGATGACCTGTCAAAAATGACTCGTTTTGCGTAGTTCTTTTTTAGAATCTCTTTGTCTTCTTAATGCACCATATGTGAAAAATTCCGAGCAGTTAttgcacatttttctttcaaACGGTCCGTCACCACACTGCTCCGCGGGCTGGAAAGCTCACGACACGTCTAAAACAATATGGTTATATTTTCTCAACCGCTTCCTGTAGTGGcttattccagaaaaaaaaataacgcagaGGGTTCACTTTCTCTCTGGAGAGTATTGAGTACAGGTAGATTGATGTTGCTGCTTCGAAGCTGCTAAGGACATTAATTCAAGAACAATTAAATTTAACtaaaatgtttattttttctttccaaaccATGAAGAAAGAACCATTAAATGGGGCTGATTCACAAAAAAACCCCACCAAATTGACCCATGATAAAAAATTCGTTCGAATCACATTATCCCGCCAGGCTAAACTAACGAAGGGCTGTCAAAGCAGCACAGGCTACCTTCCTCACCATCCGCGGATACGTCTGCTCCAATTGCCAAGAGACGCAAGCTTGCCGCCTAGGCAATATATCTATATCTAAGGTATGGGCTTGTGCCAGTATGAAAATCGCGTTTAATGTAAAGCAGACAGAGAGAGACGGACGAGTGAATACGACAGTCAAGTTTTCATACCCACTGCTCTCAtctatggggtcactctgcgtccagccgaccgggaaggcgagcttccgtgcaagctacacgcaggcgttattcaagtacgcaacacgtttccccaacccgtggcgcacagtcgcagccacggcaggtccggacgaaataggcaacggcagggcacgctaggaaatagtttattatcctaacgcgaggtaaagcacactacggaagaatgttctatccgtaaaatagatgttcagtagctcaccaagtcgttgacgtcgaccggcgttggtgttcgggggccggcgggcagcgaaaggggtccgtggggcacttaggtaaggtccggcggcgagagtcccttcccgccgcgcgatcaccccttttatcccctcggtcattgcctccctggcagcaaatcgttaccgtcaagcttaggcgtgctaccctctccgcagaaggcagcgcgctgccgtgacgtcacgtcagtgctggggcggaaatgagcagagtcgcgggggtgccttctctccacattcctggcggccagcgcgcccgtgtaagtcacggtcgccgctggcgcgggggacgaggaggggataccagtgtatcccacatcctcccctccttaagaagcctcccgaacacagaaacaggggtaacattacttgatctccgccatcctgggatcgaagttcttcagctcccgccggtgcatcggttgacggccgcgccacgcccccgccgatcagctgcttcgctccgagggcttggcctgccgcacgatgacgcttggaatcttgctccctctcacggtcttccgagtgcgcgcggctgtgccgttccggtgaattcggtcgaccgcctccttggcgccggctgcgatggcttggaggccaggtccatggctgcgcccctgaggtactgggtcaggtggcttcaggggccagggctgcggcgctttatggttgaggccgcggttgggctgccctggcatacctggtcagcaggcgagggcccagggttgcggtggtaatggggccccgcatGCGGTGGCACACAGTCgacgggtgggcagctccgatgcgttgcggcaggtagccggggtggcccgggtggcaactgcaggtcgcgggcggggcgtagcgtcgagccttgggcgcggcgcgttgccgaagctggatggtggctggtagtggcacggtgtcgttctgatgtgccctgctttttttccatctgcgctggaaaaggtcaacacagatgtagccagctcccgcagcgcgtgctgcgtggctgttcgaccctcacgagagtcatgagggttaatgcaagtcagtcttgcgtgacactgatcggcatgagcggcccgtacgttcatgcttctaacgagactgcctgccggctcgcgccctcgctctaggcagCGCAGgtagattctgtttctgcctagggcgcaagttatagcgggacgcggggttcgccggctgatcgcagcgctcattatccgactgcggcgcgggtcgggctgtgtcctctacccactcatctcgctgcacgtagcgtttcaggtcgcatacgtgcaccggtccgcctgtcggtttcgaccgcaagtcctcgagcctgcaAACGAGCatggaaagtttctctcgcacgcgtaacggcccgatccatttcggcgccaacgaggccgcaaactgtttgctagcgtcgctgagaacgtgctggcgtcgaagcaccagatcgcccacttcgtagtgaacatcccggtgcgagcggtcgtactgtgctttctgctgcgccctagcggtgctcaggttgcggcgagccttgcgtaaggcctccgtcatcttagcgcgcagctgcgtcgcgtactcagctcgtgctgacgaagcgaccagcgtcttcctgctgtccgatagaatccggtccatcggatttagcagctctctacccagattgagagaagacggcgcatacccagtcgagcggttaacggtcgaacgcaaagcaaacgcgatctccggcagataggagtcccaatctttgtgcctctcagagtacgcgacaagcaagtgcttaacgttgcgattgactcgttccgtggggttcgactgagcatgataggtggtcgttttcttgtgcttaatgccgagtgcagcgcacgaatcaacgaacaccttcgcagtaaagtaggacgcgttgtccgttatcagctgctctgggaaaccgaacctggtgaatacgtccatcagcttctccatgatcactcgtgccgtcagctttctaagggggaaaagttcaacccacttgctgaagtgatccgtgaccaccagcaagaacttgttcctactcggtgtcataggatacggtcccatgatgtcgcacgccgcgatttgccagggagtctggctgttaatcgggtgcatgaggccgggtggtcgtccgcctcggggcttcacactttggcacacgtggcacgagcgggcgtagcgtattacgtcccttttcatgccaagccaggaagcaaagcgacacaacttagtgtaagtcttggggccgattgcatgcccagcgatgcacgagtcgtgaaagtagcgtaacagtgctgctctcaatactcgcgctatcaccaccttgaacgcctcgtttgtgtcgttctcggaggggatatacatcagcaggacgccgtcggaatccagcacatacgaatccatcgcgctcacagcactaccagctgtttccgagcgctccgcaccgacagcaaaaccagctgtctccttgtgcgcgacggccctgccgcccggctcccggagcccgtcgaacacctttcgacaaaacggatccttctgctgagcttcgagcagctcctttctgctgaacacgatccccacggaactcgcgtagtccacgtggttcacgctctcgccctggatcaacggttggtccgcgttccttacatgggctacggctcgggtcagtccctcgctctctccggctgtcgggcggtcggtcgcgtgaccttcctcgcactggaccaACACCCTCTGGACTATTCAAGGCCCTTCCATGGGgaccgtgacgtcacgccagtggTCCCCGGCACCCCGGCCGCTGCTTTCGGTCGCTTGTCGTTCGCGTTGAATCTGTCGTGGCTGCTTGTTAGAATGACACCCAGGTGCACGTCTGTTGCAAGGTTTTTGCATTCGGTAATTATTTAGCGAGTTTGACTAATGCActcgggtattttttttttcgctccattGAGGCATGCACCGCAACGATCTAAGGCGGCTTTTTAGACTTGTTAACAGCGTCCTGAAAAAGTCGCAAATGCATTTGTACAAatgggtttattgacaggaagggTTGGAAGCGACCTATTTCATTTcttgcttaacgtcttcatttTTCTGTCCGCAGCTTTTTTTTGCGCGGCACTTTGAATTTGATCATTTCGCATtctgcaaaagttgttcaaagcAACGTTTGTTGCGGCACGCACTACATGCCGCACGAGTGTCTCTGGTGTGTGACCATTCTCGCAGGTTTCCAAGGCAACGTCTCGCAGAAATGAAATGGCAGTGGAGCTAACAATTGCATGTTGGTTGCTAGATGCAAGGAATGCGTTTCCATTTTCGCCCGTGGTGAGCTTTTCAACAACAAGCGTCGTAACCAGCACCATGTGCACAGTGCATGGCTGTGGGAACTTCAACCCGCCTCTGGAGAGGTTTGCAATCATTTTGCAAGATTCAACTTCTATATTCATATCTTCCAGAATGAGTGCGCTGCGGCAAAATGCACAGAGAAGTTTCTTTAGGGCTGCATAGGCACAGTAGCCAGCTATGTAGGTAACAACTTCCATGTCATGCTTTGGGCTTGAGATTTCTTCCTCGGAAATCAACACTGAAAAGTTGTGCGGTGGCATTTCTTCGTCGCTCTCGCTGTTGTTGTCTGGCTCGGGAAGCATCAGCAGCTTTtgtaatcgaatttttttttcggactcCAAAAGCTGCCGCACAGAAACATGGTACTGCGCCCCAGCAAGCTGCCGGTAGCGACCGAAACGGTCTTCAAGGGTGTCCGTTTGGAACTTTCCTAGCAGAACATACTTCAATTTTAGTTCCTCTAGGCAGTACCGCGAAAGCTCAATAAGCGAGTAGCACGTCAGTCTCAAAGCAGAGTGGGTTTCTTTTGTCATGCAGCCACTGGTCATATTAACACTGCGCCAAGCGTCCAGCCAGTCTACGATACCATTCAAGAATATTATCTGTTGATCAGAGATTGAACTGATTGGATATTGAAGGGGGTCATTCAGACGGCGACCTTTGGAAGGTATCTTTACGTTCACTATTTTCCACCATGTTGCTATGATGTTAATGAAGAGAGCTGTTGAGCTGGAATTCATAATTTTCAGAGCCTCGCCCCGCATTTCAAGTGCGTTTGAGACAAATGGGTTAATGACGTCTAACGCCAACTTTACATTCTGTCTCTCCATGGGAGTTGGATAAACGGCTTTGGAATTTAACTTGTAGGCGAGCTTTAGAAGCGATGTCTTTTCCAATGCATATAGCTGCCGCACGGCACCAAATGATGCAGCTTTCATTCTGGGAGGCCCATCGGGCAGTACTCCAGAAAGACTCATTTCAGGAAAGTATAAACATGTTCCTTGGTTCTTCTGATTTATCCAATTGTTCCGGATGCATTTAAGTACGTGCACAGTGTCAACGACATAAAAAAGGGGGCGGCTTTTGTCGGCTGGGTGGGGATACACAATGCTTACTTCTCGGTTCTCAGAGAAAAGCGACATCATCTTTCGATTTAGTGACTTGTTGTCGGTGATTACAGCTATCACCTTAAGGCCCCATGATTCCATTTCTAATATTATCCTCTTGCAATAATCATGCAGGATTTCAGAGTTCATTTTAGCCACTGGAAGAATATGAATAACGTCCTTGTTAGCTGACAGGAGCGACTGTATCATGAAAACGTGGGCAGTTGTGGCTGCTTCTTGTGAATTCGCTGACGATCCTACTATGCTGCCTCCTTTATAATCAAAGTATGGCTTGATGTGGATTTCATCAATCATTAGAGTCACTGTCTTTTCGTGCGACTCCATGAACTTCACTCTTTCGCGGATGTAGGACAGAAAGTGGGCTTCGTTTTGTTCTTTCATTGGGTCACCTCCATGTTTCGAGCAAACGCGGCGCAAAGTAGAAGGATGAGGCAATGTCAACATTGACGCTGATCTCGCGAAGTTATAAGCATGGGGAGAAATTGAGTGCAGAATGCTGGAAAAAACTAAAGTATCAGCACTGTAGCGACGAATGGGTCCAGCGAGAGTGAGAGTGATTTGCTCATGTAGCAACCGAATCAAGGCACTTAGTTCTTTCGTTGCGTCACTCTCTTCGGTTAGTTCATTCAGCAAGGAGCCGATATGCTGCAACACTGTCGTAGTTTTAGATGCAGTAGTTTCTTCTGATGTTTCAGTCATGTGCTTTTCTAGCTGCTCAAGCAGTACCGACAACGTACTAGTGTCACGCACGGCTTCTGGAATTGCCCCTCCACAGGGTAAGGAATTCAGCTTGATCATGCCTGCTGACACTGAAAGTGAGAGGTCAGCAAATACGGTGACGGAAAATCTAACATGTGGTGAAGGATTTTCCTCGATGCGTAGAAACATCACACAGCGACTGTTGACACTGATGGTCCAGAAATCACTGTTGCCAATACCAGAAAGTTTGTGTTTGAGGTCTTGAAATGATGCTATCGCAATTCTTTGCTCTTCGTCTTTCTTTGTCTCCATCGAGCTCTTGATGGCTTTGCCCAAGGCCTCGTCTTCCATTCGAGCTCTTTTCGAGGCTGGAGATTCGCGTCGAGTGTGGTTCGTGCTCAAGTAAGCAGGGCAGTTCGGAAAAATAGATGGTACTGCATCGGACACTAGATGAACCCTCTCAATCTCAACTGTCAGAGTCTTTCCTGATGCTGCATCGAAGTGTGATAGCTTCCTGATGAGGTCATTCTCTTGAAAGTGAAGTTCACAAACCTGCGCAATGTATGAAAAATATGTAGTCGCTTATTGTCGGTATATGGACACACTATTTCATAATTAGCCTAGTATTAAGCAGTTCAGCTCAGTACTGCATATTTCTGTTCATTATTCTTGCCCTGCCCTAGCCAAATTGCAATAAAACTACCAGTATtttctcatcaaacattatttaagaTTTTTCTGACCTATTGATCGAGCACGCGGGACATGCAGGATACGGCATAAACTTCAGTTACTCACCTTAGAATGTACGctgggtgtgaaatccttccgtgggaTGGCTCTAATCCACGACTCTCTTCGACTTGCATCCTTGGGAAACGCGAAAACACGCACCTTGGGACCAGTGTCATAGTTTCCGCGACATCCAGGGACACAACACCGTCCCATGTTGCGCCACGTGAAGCGTTTGCGTCTGCTTAACGCCACATTCTTGTTTCAAGCACTGGTGATGCTGTCACACTTCAATATTTTGCacgtacacatacacacacacacaaatgtatGCACACGAATGCAAGCACCCTTGAGCACGGCAAAAAAAAACCCCGAAAATAACGTCAGCGAAGAGCGATGCAGCACCAAACCTAACCGACAGAGTAGACAGGGACGACTGAAAAGCTTGGACTtgctcaaaatttttttttttttttggctggaacCTGTCGCTCCGGAATGTTCGGAATGTGCGGGGGCGCTCGTCGAAGACGGTGTTGGCCCGTCGGAGAACAGGACCACTAGCGTGACGTAGACTGCCGGGGAGAGGAGGACGTGAGCAGGCCTTGTAAAGTCGAGAAGGTGTtgactggacaggcgctcgcgagagtgcgtcagacacagcgttgtttttccctttgcggtagcgcacggtgaagtcgtaacgctgcagtaacacggaccaacgcgctaggcggccgctcggctcgctgagtcgtctcagccaggtgagcgccatgtggtccgtctcgatcacaaatgtcaccccatcgacgtagtagtcgaacttacgcagagcaaaaactatcgcgagacattccttctctgtcaccgagtagtttctctctgccggcgtcaacgaacggctcgcgaaagccaccggacggagaacgccttcatgctcctgaagcaacactgctcctaagcccaggtcgcttgcgtcggtttgaatcacaatctccctgtttaggtcgggtagctgcaactcagccgtgtcagcgagcactttggtgaggttgcgcagtgcatcctcttgctcgtgaccccaactccagcgctcgcctttcttcaaaagctttgtcaaaggcgcctgcagcgctgcgcactctgggatgaactggcgataaaagttcgccattcccaggaagcgcctgagtccggctatatctgtgggcgacggaaacttaagcaaagcctcaagcttatcgtcgcacggcagaatgcggcctctgtcgatcgtgaacccgaacagtgttattcgggtcgcggcgatctgtgccttgtAATGAATGGCCTGTTGTCGGCGGAAGAGCTGAAAAGTACGACATATGGTGACAGCAAGAACACCAGTGCATTTCCACGGAAGCCAGCGGATCGCAACCAAGGCCTGGAAAACAACACgcctcaacggctgccgcgctttggaaTGTGTGGACGGGACGCCAGTTTGCGTCGTTTCCCGAACCCGTAAGCGGCGGACGCTACCGCGGGTGACCCAACGGACCCCGGTGCGGCGGGGAAAGAGTGATGGACAGCATCGCCGCCTTCGCTTGGAGGTCGGTTTACTGTTACGTCCTTTCAGCGGAGCCGACACGCCGCAGAGGAGGCGCACTCAAGAACGGCGGTGAAACGGACCGACATGCCAGGAAGACCGTGGTTGCCTGCGGACTGCTGGTTGTGTTTGTTTTACGCGGTGATATACGTGCTCGCATCTGGGAGGCGGGTCTCCGTGGCGCCGAGTGGATATGTGCTCGTTGATTGGTCCGCGCCAATTCCcttactagggacctggggaaatAGAGAGGGGTTAAAAAAAGCCATGGTTCAGGACCAGAGAGCATTCTTCTGAATCTCGCTAAGATTGCAACATGTAAGACGAAAATAAATTCGTTCTGTTACGAGAGCTCCTCTTCTCCGTGGTCTTTCAACGCCGAGCCGGTCTTCACTACCTTCGGCTCCGGCCCTACATCCGGAGTCgcgacaactggtggcagcgcgGTGGGATCGAGCCTGGCTGACCGACGGAGGACAGCACGCCGAGATCGCAGACTGGCAGTTGCGGACGGGTGAGTGTTGGCATTGCTTTTAGGGTACCAGGCTGATAAGATAGAGGTGTAATCTTTTCCCTTGCAAGGCCAGCCGCAGAAGCGTGATTTAAAGTACTTCTGGGTGGAGGCcactgcattgtcacactgcttGCTGTCAGTCATGGATTTGAAGCGGCTGCTCAAGACTCAGCTCGTGAGTCTGAGTGAGGAGTTAGGAGTGAAGATTAGCCCTGAGATGACAAAAGCAGAGATCATCGTGGCTATAGAATCTTCTGATGCCGAGAGTGGGCAAGTAGAGGAAGCATGGAATGAGATTCAGAGATGCCAAGCGATTGAGCGAAAGCAACTAGAGCTGGAAGTGGAGAAACTTCGCCTAGAGGTAGAGCTCAAAAAGACGAGTGGTGTTCGAGGAGTAGAGGAGGTGGCACGAAAAGATCTTTACGATCTATCGAAACTATTGCAGCCCTTCACGATTGGGCAGGATATAGGCCTCTATCTCGTTAACTTCGAAAGAACTTGCGAAAAAGCACAGTTCAGTCGCAGCTCTTGGCCGCGACGTTTGTTGGGCTTGCTGCCCTGCGAGGCGGCGGATGTCATCGCCAGACTCTCTGCAGAGGACTCTGACGATTACGATAAAGTGAAAGAAAGCCTTCTCAAGAGATTTAGTCTATCGGCAGAGGCTTTCAGGCAAAGGTTTCGGAGCCTTACAAGAAAGCAAGGTGCCAGTTACGCAGAGTTTGCCTATGAGTTGAAGGCAAATCTGGTGGAATGGATGAAAGGCGCCAAAGCTAATGATGAGTTCAGTAAGGCTCTAGAAATAATCGCTATAGAGCAGTTTCTGTCCAAAGTGCCTGAGTCGAGGAAAATTTGGATTCAGGACAGGGCGACAGTCAGCTCGGTGCAGGCAGCGGCCGAACTGGCGGACGAGTATGTCTCTCGCCGAGGAGTACGAGAGGAAGTTTTTTCCGCCAGGTCGGTTGAGAGAGGAAAGAGCTGGACAGAGCGCCAGTGGAAAGGGGTACCTAAACCCAAGAGTGGGACATCGGAGGCTAATTTAAAGCCTACAAAGGTTGACAGGTCTGAAAGTGAAACGGAAAGAAAGGAGGTTGATGACCGctcaaagagaaaaatttttgaagcgCGCAAGCCGCCCACTTGCTATAACTGTCAGGAAACTGGGCATATCGCTGCAGGATGTCGCAAACCTAAAGTAGCATT comes from the Amblyomma americanum isolate KBUSLIRL-KWMA chromosome 1, ASM5285725v1, whole genome shotgun sequence genome and includes:
- the LOC144112976 gene encoding uncharacterized protein LOC144112976, with amino-acid sequence MGRCCVPGCRGNYDTGPKVRVFAFPKDASRRESWIRAIPRKDFTPSVHSKVCELHFQENDLIRKLSHFDAASGKTLTVEIERVHLVSDAVPSIFPNCPAYLSTNHTRRESPASKRARMEDEALGKAIKSSMETKKDEEQRIAIASFQDLKHKLSGIGNSDFWTISVNSRCVMFLRIEENPSPHVRFSVTVFADLSLSVSAGMIKLNSLPCGGAIPEAVRDTSTLSVLLEQLEKHMTETSEETTASKTTTVLQHIGSLLNELTEESDATKELSALIRLLHEQITLTLAGPIRRYSADTLVFSSILHSISPHAYNFARSASMLTLPHPSTLRRVCSKHGGDPMKEQNEAHFLSYIRERVKFMESHEKTVTLMIDEIHIKPYFDYKGGSIVGSSANSQEAATTAHVFMIQSLLSANKDVIHILPVAKMNSEILHDYCKRIILEMESWGLKVIAVITDNKSLNRKMMSLFSENREDAVNKSKKPP